The Candidatus Methylomirabilis lanthanidiphila genome contains the following window.
GTCGGCGTGGGGCTCATCGCGGGTATTGATGATCCCGCGCGAGCTGGTCGTTGCGCCGGAGATCTCCTGGTAGATGTGCTGCGCCCGCTGCGACATATAGTAGTGGTTCCCCATCCGCGTCCGGAGTACCTTGCCTGCACCCGCGAATACCTGGCGCGTGACAAAGAAAGGGATTAACTGCTCGGCCAGCTTGTGGAAGTTTACGCCGCGCTGCACCAGATAGTTCTCATGGCAACCGTATGTATTCCCGACGGAGTCGGTATTGTTCTTAAAGATATAGATCTCGCAGTAGATACCGTTCTCGTGCAGCTTCTCCTCCGCACTCAGCAGCAACTCCTCTACGATCCGCTCGCCGGCCTTATCGTGGATCACCAGGTCCCGCGGGTTGTCGCACTCGGGGGTCGCATACTCGGGATGACAGCCGGTGTCCTGATACAGGCGCGCGCCATTGCGCAGGAAATCGTTCGTCCCGCGCTGGCGCGAGACCACCTTTTCAAAAAGATAACCCAGCGCGCTCTCGACCGACAGGTTCACCCGCCCGCCGACCGAGGACGAGATCAGGCCGTATTCGCTTTCCAGTCCCAGGATACGTTCCTGCATGGCCACTACTCCATATCCATATTTATCGTACCGGAAGGCCCTGTAAGGGTCAATTGAATTCATCAGGAGGATGGGGGATGTGCAGTGCGAAGTGCGAGGGCCGTGCAGATCTGTTATTCGGTATCGGTGAGGATTGCGATGAGGTCATCCTGGGGAAGGCGGCGGAACTTTCGACCGGTTCGACTGCGCTCCAGAACCGCGACCTCCAGGCTCTGTGGTTTGACCTTGGCGTTGCCCACGGC
Protein-coding sequences here:
- a CDS encoding proteasome component, producing the protein MQERILGLESEYGLISSSVGGRVNLSVESALGYLFEKVVSRQRGTNDFLRNGARLYQDTGCHPEYATPECDNPRDLVIHDKAGERIVEELLLSAEEKLHENGIYCEIYIFKNNTDSVGNTYGCHENYLVQRGVNFHKLAEQLIPFFVTRQVFAGAGKVLRTRMGNHYYMSQRAQHIYQEISGATTSSRGIINTRDEPHAD